The proteins below are encoded in one region of Leptospira noumeaensis:
- a CDS encoding tetratricopeptide repeat protein, translating to MSGPIVRNYKGGSIVYFEKDKAEDIFVLQKGRVVLTYTNINGMELKEDVKLGEFFGVKSAIGRYPREETAQVIGAATVLVFKVPEFEKFVSDKTHLIIKMLKVFSSQLRQVHRQVREILGQGEAKNPAFELMNVAEVFYKNGNFEHAAYAFEKYLQHYPDGMYTDRARQLVDLARKKTPFPLTIQELVYKPEPGAQAGKLQEMLKTMAVPAQNSSSSVDPNSILSQYDKASTLMNAGKYADSIDLFKVVSERTDSVTQEEEQFVENSLFYMGKSSFKAKDYPSAISHFSNFIKKYPKGLLLKENLYHLALATEASGDKEKSKQLFQKVTQMPPLDDSISEDAKSKLKGGR from the coding sequence TTGTCAGGTCCCATAGTACGTAATTACAAAGGAGGTTCCATCGTCTACTTCGAGAAAGACAAGGCGGAGGATATCTTTGTACTACAAAAAGGTCGTGTTGTACTAACTTACACGAATATCAACGGTATGGAACTAAAAGAGGACGTAAAACTCGGTGAGTTTTTCGGAGTTAAGAGTGCCATAGGTCGTTACCCAAGGGAAGAGACGGCTCAAGTCATAGGAGCCGCTACAGTTCTTGTCTTCAAAGTTCCAGAATTCGAAAAATTTGTCTCAGACAAAACCCATCTCATCATCAAAATGCTAAAGGTGTTTTCGAGCCAACTCCGGCAAGTCCACCGCCAGGTTAGGGAAATCCTCGGCCAAGGGGAAGCCAAGAACCCAGCTTTCGAACTTATGAATGTTGCCGAAGTTTTTTATAAAAATGGCAATTTTGAACATGCTGCTTATGCTTTCGAAAAGTATTTACAACATTATCCGGACGGAATGTACACTGATCGTGCAAGACAACTCGTCGATTTAGCGCGAAAAAAAACACCATTCCCTCTCACCATACAAGAGTTAGTTTACAAACCGGAACCTGGTGCACAAGCGGGCAAACTCCAGGAAATGTTAAAAACAATGGCAGTTCCTGCACAGAACTCAAGTTCCAGTGTGGATCCCAATTCCATTCTTTCCCAATATGACAAAGCCTCCACACTTATGAATGCAGGGAAGTATGCGGATTCCATCGATCTATTCAAAGTCGTTTCGGAAAGAACAGATTCCGTTACCCAAGAAGAAGAACAGTTTGTAGAAAACTCATTATTTTATATGGGTAAGTCTAGTTTCAAAGCAAAAGATTACCCGAGTGCCATAAGTCATTTTTCTAATTTTATTAAAAAATACCCAAAAGGTCTTTTACTCAAAGAAAATCTTTACCACCTAGCGCTTGCTACAGAAGCATCTGGTGATAAAGAAAAATCCAAACAGTTATTCCAAAAGGTAACTCAAATGCCACCTTTGGATGATAGTATCTCGGAAGATGCTAAATCCAAACTCAAAGGAGGCAGATAG
- a CDS encoding Crp/Fnr family transcriptional regulator: protein MLEAMFGKFGKVFQPNEVLFCEYEPGNDFYLIKEGKVKITKTIGTSIKTLDVLEAGDILGEMAILEEQPRSATAIAVTEVKALNFNRANFEMLMTKNPALAMKLLHIFSFRIYDQKRRLMILLMDDIIGKVCDVFIMLYEKQYNNDVYNEIILSATVDDIANWCAQPVGEVQKVLMQYVKTGKLDLYPDKIVIHNISDFQRIVNQKRKPT from the coding sequence ATGTTAGAAGCTATGTTTGGGAAATTTGGAAAGGTTTTCCAACCAAACGAAGTATTGTTTTGTGAATACGAACCCGGAAATGACTTTTACCTCATCAAAGAAGGGAAGGTCAAAATTACAAAAACCATTGGAACCAGTATCAAAACCCTAGATGTTTTGGAAGCTGGAGATATTTTGGGAGAGATGGCCATTTTAGAGGAACAACCTCGTTCTGCCACTGCCATTGCCGTAACAGAAGTCAAAGCCCTAAACTTCAACCGTGCGAATTTCGAAATGCTGATGACAAAAAACCCAGCACTTGCGATGAAACTCCTTCATATTTTTTCCTTTCGAATTTATGACCAAAAACGCCGCTTAATGATCCTTCTTATGGATGATATCATCGGAAAGGTGTGCGACGTATTTATTATGTTATACGAAAAACAATACAACAATGATGTGTATAACGAAATTATCCTTTCTGCAACCGTGGATGACATTGCCAATTGGTGTGCCCAACCTGTAGGCGAAGTCCAAAAGGTTCTGATGCAATACGTAAAAACAGGCAAACTTGATCTCTATCCAGATAAAATTGTTATTCACAATATCTCCGATTTCCAAAGGATAGTGAATCAGAAACGTAAACCTACGTAA
- the prmC gene encoding peptide chain release factor N(5)-glutamine methyltransferase, which translates to MAEQPGTLLYYLKRSTEFLEKKEIPNPRVDAEWILSDLLNLPRIKLYSQFEMPLGQKEIDTYRERIVERSKRKPVAYITGKKGFHKFEYFVSEDVLIPRPETEELVDYLWKKKEELSLIEPKEIQIWDLCSGSGCIGLSLTQLLPTSVVTLSDLSEKAIEMSRRNAEKYNLNERANFYVSDLDLALPDGLQFDLIVSNPPYIPESEKPEIMPDVLDYEPHLALFVPNFQEFHKRLLSAAKTRLKPGGKLMMETHPLYISELEEMAKSLGFVALKKILDSSKKERFLFAEVPALS; encoded by the coding sequence ATGGCGGAACAACCAGGAACCCTACTTTATTATTTAAAACGGTCCACAGAATTTCTTGAAAAAAAGGAAATTCCAAACCCTCGTGTGGATGCAGAATGGATCCTTTCTGATCTGTTAAACCTTCCCCGAATCAAACTCTACTCTCAATTTGAAATGCCTCTCGGCCAAAAAGAAATTGATACTTACAGAGAACGGATTGTAGAACGAAGCAAACGAAAACCAGTCGCTTACATCACCGGTAAAAAAGGATTTCATAAATTTGAATATTTTGTTTCGGAAGATGTCCTCATCCCAAGACCAGAAACCGAAGAACTTGTGGATTACCTTTGGAAAAAAAAGGAAGAACTATCCCTCATCGAACCAAAAGAAATTCAAATCTGGGATCTTTGTTCGGGAAGTGGGTGCATTGGCCTTAGCCTAACACAACTTCTACCCACAAGTGTTGTGACTCTTTCCGATCTTTCCGAAAAAGCCATTGAAATGAGCCGGCGTAATGCAGAAAAATACAACTTAAACGAGAGAGCCAATTTTTATGTTTCTGATTTGGATTTGGCACTCCCGGATGGTTTACAATTTGATTTGATTGTTTCCAATCCTCCTTATATCCCTGAATCAGAAAAACCAGAGATAATGCCAGATGTTCTCGACTATGAGCCACATCTGGCACTTTTTGTTCCTAACTTTCAAGAATTCCACAAACGGTTGTTATCTGCGGCAAAAACCAGGCTGAAACCAGGAGGGAAACTAATGATGGAAACCCATCCTTTGTACATATCAGAACTGGAAGAGATGGCAAAAAGTTTGGGTTTTGTGGCACTTAAGAAAATTTTAGATAGTTCTAAGAAAGAACGGTTTTTATTTGCTGAAGTTCCTGCCCTATCCTAA
- a CDS encoding MarR family winged helix-turn-helix transcriptional regulator has product MSETLLLMRRFLSDEFTKNKIGMRFEEWMLLLPLSESVNINQKELSERLVKDKTTISRLVDGWVKKSWVKREVSRSDKRQFYLRFTKKGKEVWEKGLPIISSADLVFRNHLTETDEKELYLLLFKIQSSVQLVGKSKSKELG; this is encoded by the coding sequence ATGAGTGAAACTTTGCTGCTGATGAGGCGGTTTCTTTCTGACGAATTTACAAAAAACAAAATTGGGATGCGGTTTGAAGAATGGATGTTACTCCTCCCTTTGTCTGAATCGGTAAATATCAATCAAAAAGAATTGAGTGAGCGGTTGGTAAAAGACAAAACCACTATTTCTAGACTCGTGGATGGTTGGGTGAAAAAATCATGGGTGAAACGAGAGGTCTCTAGGTCAGACAAACGCCAATTCTATTTACGGTTTACCAAAAAAGGAAAAGAGGTTTGGGAGAAGGGGCTTCCTATCATATCCTCGGCTGACCTAGTATTTAGAAATCATTTAACAGAGACAGACGAAAAAGAACTCTATTTATTACTTTTTAAAATTCAATCATCGGTGCAGCTAGTAGGTAAATCTAAATCAAAAGAATTAGGATAG
- a CDS encoding alpha/beta fold hydrolase, with protein sequence MEWKYGIIEREGFALQVAQNNTVGPPLFWIGSALYYPRVIPKEFTENYQITVVDQRGFAKRISGNIETKEDYALEKLLEDFAFIQTKLEIPSCPVIGHSGHGYMALSYAAKYPELVSHLVMISTGPSHGSPMLEAEVYFQREASDLRKKTNLENQIQFQKNIEETPSDFFIHYCVSLEAKGFYQIPFPSRKFWEGIHTNKLAFDHLFGEVFRDIVVSDYFQKLSIPILICMGKEDYQVAPYYTWDSILNEFPQIQMTVMEKSSHLPFLERPEEFLNQLKNWLGRNIN encoded by the coding sequence ATGGAATGGAAATATGGAATTATCGAAAGAGAGGGATTTGCCCTCCAAGTCGCACAGAACAACACAGTGGGACCTCCACTATTTTGGATTGGGAGTGCTTTGTATTATCCGAGAGTCATCCCTAAGGAATTTACAGAAAATTACCAAATCACTGTGGTGGACCAAAGAGGGTTTGCCAAGCGCATCAGCGGAAATATAGAAACAAAAGAAGATTATGCTTTGGAAAAACTCTTAGAGGATTTTGCCTTTATCCAAACTAAATTAGAAATCCCAAGCTGCCCAGTGATTGGCCATTCTGGACATGGGTATATGGCCCTTTCTTATGCAGCGAAATATCCGGAACTTGTATCCCACCTTGTTATGATTTCCACTGGGCCAAGCCATGGAAGTCCTATGTTGGAGGCAGAAGTTTATTTTCAAAGAGAGGCTTCTGATCTTCGCAAAAAAACAAATTTGGAAAACCAAATCCAATTCCAAAAAAATATAGAGGAAACTCCTTCGGATTTTTTTATTCATTACTGTGTGAGTTTGGAGGCAAAAGGTTTTTACCAAATTCCTTTTCCTTCTAGAAAATTTTGGGAAGGAATCCATACAAACAAATTGGCCTTTGATCATTTGTTTGGTGAAGTGTTTCGAGATATCGTTGTTTCCGATTACTTCCAAAAACTTTCCATACCGATTTTGATTTGTATGGGGAAAGAAGACTATCAGGTGGCACCATATTATACTTGGGATTCGATCTTAAATGAGTTCCCTCAGATACAAATGACTGTGATGGAAAAATCCAGCCACTTACCTTTTTTGGAAAGACCGGAGGAATTTTTAAATCAGTTGAAAAATTGGTTAGGAAGAAACATAAATTAG
- a CDS encoding malate dehydrogenase, whose translation MSKKVKVAVTGAAGQIGYALLFRIASGQMFGPDTAVELQLLELEQALPAAKGVIMELDDCAFPLLEKVSVSSNIDEAFRDINWALLVGSVPRKAGMERGDLLKINGGIFTTQGKAIEKNAASDVRVLVVGNPCNTNALIAMNNAKGVPSDRWFAMTGLDENRAKTQLAQKAGVLVKDVSNVAIWGNHSATQYPDFYNAKIKGKPATDLISDTEWLKGDFISTVQKRGAAIIAARGASSAASAANAVVDTVHNIVTPTKAGDWFSAACHSNGEYGVDKGLIFGYPLKSDGKKVEIVTGLEINAFGKEKFDITHNELKEERNEVKDMLG comes from the coding sequence ATGAGCAAAAAAGTAAAAGTTGCTGTTACTGGTGCTGCCGGACAAATCGGATACGCACTCCTATTTCGTATCGCTTCAGGACAAATGTTTGGACCTGACACCGCAGTGGAACTCCAATTATTGGAATTAGAACAAGCCCTTCCTGCCGCTAAAGGTGTTATCATGGAATTGGACGACTGTGCTTTCCCTCTTTTGGAAAAAGTATCTGTTTCTTCTAACATTGATGAGGCGTTCCGTGACATCAACTGGGCACTACTTGTTGGTTCTGTTCCAAGAAAAGCGGGAATGGAAAGGGGAGACCTTCTTAAAATCAACGGTGGAATTTTTACAACACAAGGAAAAGCTATCGAAAAGAATGCTGCCAGTGACGTAAGAGTTCTTGTTGTAGGAAACCCATGTAATACAAACGCTCTCATTGCTATGAACAACGCCAAAGGTGTTCCGTCTGACAGATGGTTTGCGATGACTGGTCTTGATGAAAACCGTGCAAAAACACAACTCGCTCAAAAAGCAGGTGTTCTTGTGAAAGACGTATCTAACGTTGCGATTTGGGGAAACCACTCGGCAACCCAATACCCTGACTTCTACAATGCAAAAATCAAAGGAAAACCAGCAACAGATTTGATTTCTGACACAGAATGGTTGAAAGGTGATTTCATCTCTACCGTTCAAAAACGTGGAGCAGCCATCATCGCAGCACGTGGAGCATCTTCTGCAGCATCGGCTGCAAACGCGGTAGTTGACACAGTGCATAACATTGTGACTCCTACAAAAGCTGGCGACTGGTTCAGTGCTGCATGTCACTCCAATGGAGAGTATGGTGTGGACAAAGGTCTTATCTTTGGATACCCACTCAAGTCTGATGGTAAAAAAGTAGAGATCGTCACTGGTCTTGAAATCAATGCTTTTGGTAAGGAAAAATTTGACATCACTCACAACGAGTTGAAAGAAGAAAGAAACGAAGTCAAAGATATGTTAGGTTAA
- a CDS encoding DsbA family protein, with product MENIFKKWMENPISKIVLATNFVFALLFIVSVPSFVKEYITQDAVSIGGKKYDLSDVKVTSPIAYSKFQSEYKSLIKNTLGEFAQDKLFELVAKDKNIKPSEVLNQGFTPREPSEEEILNVYMSNKDQLGGKSLSETKDKIVGFLKNQQEQEHSRSVYRDIVTKYPVEFLIKEPAAVRVTVEEKNNPSIGPKDAKITIIEFSDFECPFCKRSQDVNQQLREKYKGQIRWVFRDFPLPFHQDAMYAHMAANCSVSEGKYWDVFNILFENSGKLGKANVDALVLKAGMPKDKYQTCMKDASSLKAEIDADIQDGQKVGVSGTPAFFINGIFVSGALPFENFDEIIQKELKQ from the coding sequence ATGGAAAATATTTTTAAAAAGTGGATGGAAAATCCCATCTCCAAAATCGTCCTAGCGACCAACTTCGTTTTCGCCCTTCTCTTTATTGTCAGTGTTCCTTCTTTTGTTAAGGAATACATTACCCAAGATGCAGTCAGCATCGGCGGAAAAAAATATGACCTGAGCGATGTGAAAGTAACTTCACCCATTGCTTATTCAAAATTTCAGTCAGAATACAAAAGCCTGATCAAAAACACTCTTGGTGAGTTTGCGCAGGACAAACTATTTGAACTAGTAGCCAAAGACAAAAACATAAAACCATCAGAAGTATTAAATCAAGGATTCACTCCAAGAGAACCATCTGAAGAAGAAATTCTAAATGTATATATGTCCAATAAAGATCAGTTAGGTGGGAAATCCTTAAGTGAAACTAAGGATAAAATTGTTGGATTCTTAAAAAACCAACAAGAACAAGAACATAGCCGCTCTGTTTATCGTGATATCGTTACGAAATATCCTGTTGAATTTTTAATTAAAGAACCAGCTGCCGTCCGAGTGACAGTGGAAGAAAAAAATAATCCTTCGATCGGCCCGAAAGATGCAAAAATTACAATCATCGAATTCTCTGATTTTGAATGTCCATTTTGCAAACGAAGCCAAGATGTAAACCAACAACTTCGTGAAAAATACAAAGGCCAAATTCGTTGGGTGTTCCGTGACTTTCCACTTCCTTTCCACCAAGATGCAATGTATGCTCACATGGCTGCCAATTGTTCGGTATCCGAAGGAAAGTATTGGGATGTATTTAACATACTTTTTGAAAACAGCGGAAAGTTAGGTAAGGCCAATGTGGATGCTTTAGTTTTAAAAGCAGGTATGCCAAAAGACAAATACCAAACTTGTATGAAAGATGCATCTAGTCTGAAAGCAGAAATCGACGCAGACATTCAAGATGGACAAAAAGTAGGTGTGAGTGGCACTCCTGCATTTTTTATCAACGGGATCTTTGTTTCGGGAGCATTACCTTTCGAAAACTTTGATGAGATCATCCAAAAAGAACTAAAACAATAA
- the thrB gene encoding homoserine kinase, which translates to MIRLPKILIQVPGTSANLGPGFDLMGLALDLRNEFEFSFSKEITESKTELKNGNPLPFSAKEDLVYQSYLSYFQKFLLGVSPPPYHCKMTLALPLKGGLGSSASAIVAGLTLAREVHKRMEPKSLPTESDFIQYLAEFEGHPDNTLPAYMGGFVFAYSTFGEPLRFFRKKFPASVAIYVLTPEFHVSTEESRKTLPKSYSTSDVIFNLSRIGAWMHFLDKRKFGDLLIGLEDKMHTPYRIPNNSPLFGLAEVLKEAGFGYCLSGSGPSLLVFLERKSVKSKQNELEEMVKKGMSDSGLSYQFRRVKPDGLGVRIQTK; encoded by the coding sequence ATGATTCGCCTTCCTAAGATTCTCATCCAAGTGCCGGGAACTTCCGCCAACTTGGGGCCTGGTTTTGATCTCATGGGCCTTGCTCTTGACCTTCGGAACGAATTTGAATTTAGTTTTTCTAAAGAAATTACGGAATCCAAAACAGAATTAAAAAATGGCAATCCATTGCCGTTTTCAGCGAAAGAAGATTTAGTTTACCAGTCCTACCTTTCTTATTTTCAAAAGTTTTTACTAGGAGTAAGTCCTCCACCTTATCATTGTAAAATGACCTTGGCCTTACCTTTGAAGGGTGGACTAGGTTCCAGTGCTTCGGCCATTGTTGCAGGACTCACACTTGCTCGTGAAGTTCATAAAAGAATGGAACCGAAATCTTTACCAACGGAATCCGACTTCATTCAGTATCTTGCAGAATTTGAAGGCCATCCTGACAATACTTTGCCAGCTTATATGGGTGGGTTCGTTTTCGCCTATTCTACGTTTGGTGAACCTTTGCGATTTTTCCGTAAAAAATTCCCAGCCTCTGTTGCCATTTATGTTTTAACACCTGAATTCCATGTTTCTACAGAAGAATCACGAAAAACACTTCCTAAGTCTTATTCCACTTCCGATGTAATTTTTAATTTGTCTCGGATTGGAGCCTGGATGCACTTTTTAGACAAACGTAAGTTTGGTGACTTGCTGATTGGTTTGGAAGATAAAATGCATACTCCTTACCGAATCCCAAACAATTCTCCCTTGTTTGGATTGGCAGAGGTTTTGAAGGAAGCAGGTTTTGGATATTGTTTGTCAGGTTCCGGCCCGAGTTTGCTTGTGTTTCTAGAAAGAAAGTCTGTAAAATCAAAACAGAATGAATTGGAAGAGATGGTAAAAAAAGGAATGTCAGATTCTGGATTGTCTTACCAGTTTCGGCGAGTCAAACCAGATGGGCTTGGCGTTCGGATCCAAACAAAATAG
- a CDS encoding phytoene desaturase family protein, with product MEDHYWDVVVIGSGLGALSAALSFSEKGKKVLILEKGISPGGCASSFQKKGFVFESGATTLVGFEPGLPLDQLTKKFQIQFPVIPLDRSMVVHMKTKTIERYKSRSKWKNESKRVFGGGWRMDLFWDLCFLTSDFLWSLSSRYKNFPFRNLTDIVKTIFHFRVSDLVPLVFSFVSLKRVLQGFGLYKNSEWIQFLDEQLLITNQSVVKDVPFVMAAAGLTYPQLQNYVVEGGMVTLAETILNQIHKNGGKILYKQEVRSLKKCIGVEKERKWNWEIKTNHRENSNFYADLVISNIPIWNLCEITNDLPKLKTQTSKFETGIWGAFTMGIAIQTGPSDTSLTSECLHHQIHLEKNLPYGGGKSVFLSLSHSEDPIRSQNGVRILSLSTHIENPELWIRDEFYKNKKKEIESILIDTLKNQFSWFKNGKVLFLHSATPVTWKTWTGRKFGRVGGIPSSYFLNPFRMIANQSEDPNLLLTGDTVYPGQGIPAVILGGLNVAEQFLARKRG from the coding sequence ATGGAAGATCACTATTGGGACGTCGTAGTCATTGGGTCGGGACTTGGAGCATTGAGTGCGGCTCTTTCCTTTTCTGAAAAAGGCAAAAAAGTTTTAATTTTAGAAAAGGGAATTTCTCCCGGTGGATGTGCTTCTAGTTTTCAAAAAAAAGGTTTTGTTTTTGAATCGGGAGCCACAACTCTTGTGGGGTTTGAACCCGGCCTACCTTTAGACCAACTTACCAAAAAATTTCAAATTCAATTCCCCGTAATTCCATTGGATCGTTCTATGGTTGTCCATATGAAAACTAAAACCATCGAAAGATACAAGTCCCGTTCAAAATGGAAAAATGAATCCAAACGAGTGTTCGGTGGTGGTTGGCGGATGGATTTGTTTTGGGATTTATGTTTTTTGACTTCTGACTTTCTTTGGAGTTTGTCTTCCCGATATAAAAATTTTCCCTTTCGAAATTTAACAGATATTGTAAAAACGATATTTCATTTTAGGGTCAGCGACTTAGTTCCTTTGGTATTTTCTTTTGTTTCTCTGAAACGAGTGTTACAAGGATTTGGTTTGTATAAAAATTCAGAATGGATTCAGTTTTTGGACGAACAATTGTTAATTACCAATCAGTCTGTTGTGAAAGATGTTCCCTTTGTTATGGCAGCAGCAGGTCTTACCTATCCTCAATTACAAAATTATGTTGTCGAAGGGGGAATGGTAACTCTGGCCGAAACCATTCTCAACCAAATTCATAAAAACGGTGGTAAAATCCTTTATAAACAAGAAGTTCGCAGTCTTAAAAAATGCATCGGAGTGGAGAAGGAAAGAAAATGGAATTGGGAAATCAAAACCAACCATAGAGAAAATTCAAATTTTTATGCAGACCTAGTTATCTCCAATATTCCCATTTGGAATCTTTGTGAAATCACAAATGATTTACCAAAACTGAAAACACAAACTTCAAAATTCGAAACAGGAATTTGGGGAGCATTTACAATGGGGATCGCCATCCAAACTGGTCCCAGTGACACTTCCCTAACAAGCGAATGCCTGCACCACCAAATTCATTTGGAAAAAAACTTACCATATGGAGGTGGGAAATCTGTATTTCTTTCCCTTTCTCATTCAGAGGATCCGATCAGGTCACAAAATGGAGTAAGGATTCTTTCCCTATCCACTCATATTGAAAATCCAGAGTTATGGATAAGAGATGAGTTTTATAAAAATAAAAAAAAGGAAATCGAATCCATTTTAATCGATACCTTAAAAAATCAGTTTAGTTGGTTTAAAAATGGAAAGGTTTTATTTTTACATTCTGCAACACCTGTTACATGGAAAACTTGGACGGGAAGGAAGTTTGGAAGGGTCGGCGGAATTCCCAGTTCTTATTTTTTGAATCCCTTTCGAATGATCGCCAACCAATCGGAAGATCCTAATTTACTTTTAACAGGGGATACTGTCTATCCTGGCCAAGGAATTCCGGCTGTGATTTTAGGAGGCCTGAATGTTGCGGAACAATTCTTAGCACGAAAGAGAGGTTGA
- a CDS encoding acyl-CoA dehydrogenase family protein yields MSTLSTKKSSLDLFNPTEDHLALRESVASFAEREMDEQAKENDEKETFNTMLFKRLGSELGIFGITIPEADGGHGLDPLASVIIHEEMSRFDPGFTLSYLAHEVLFVNNFFYSSNPSQRARYLSKVITGEWIGGMGMTEPGAGTDVLGMTTHAVKKGDRYIINGVKQYITNGSIGQVFVLYTKLEKTGKKMTSFVIESSYKGFSVGKKEEKMGMRSSPTTQLVFEDMEVPEENLLGVENGAVTHMMRNLEIERVTLAAQSLGIARRCIDIMCDYTIRHREAFGKKLMEFGQIQRMVAESYADYQAARALVYHVASELGPDVRNSLGAASAKLVATQMAERVSRNAIQVLGGYGYCREYPVERLHRDAILLSIGGGTNEAMQKNIASDLKKLWSE; encoded by the coding sequence ATGAGTACGCTTTCGACAAAAAAATCATCTTTAGATTTATTCAATCCCACAGAAGACCATTTGGCCTTACGTGAGTCAGTGGCATCCTTTGCTGAAAGGGAAATGGACGAACAAGCCAAAGAAAACGATGAAAAAGAAACCTTTAATACCATGTTGTTCAAACGTCTTGGTTCCGAACTTGGAATTTTTGGAATCACGATACCAGAAGCTGATGGTGGCCATGGTCTTGATCCACTTGCCTCTGTCATCATCCATGAAGAGATGTCTAGGTTTGATCCAGGATTTACATTATCTTATTTAGCCCACGAAGTACTTTTTGTGAATAATTTTTTCTATAGTTCCAATCCTTCTCAAAGAGCTCGTTATTTGAGTAAGGTCATCACCGGTGAATGGATCGGTGGTATGGGAATGACAGAACCCGGGGCCGGAACCGATGTTCTTGGGATGACCACTCATGCAGTAAAAAAGGGTGATCGTTACATCATCAATGGGGTCAAACAATACATCACCAACGGATCCATTGGACAAGTTTTTGTTCTCTATACAAAGTTAGAAAAAACAGGAAAAAAAATGACCTCCTTTGTGATTGAATCGTCTTACAAAGGTTTTTCGGTCGGTAAAAAAGAAGAAAAAATGGGAATGCGTTCTTCCCCAACAACACAACTTGTATTTGAAGATATGGAAGTTCCAGAAGAGAATTTACTTGGTGTGGAAAATGGTGCTGTCACTCATATGATGCGGAATTTAGAAATTGAACGAGTGACACTGGCCGCACAATCTCTTGGAATTGCTCGCCGTTGTATCGATATCATGTGTGATTATACCATTCGTCATAGAGAAGCCTTCGGTAAAAAACTAATGGAGTTTGGTCAAATCCAAAGGATGGTTGCTGAATCCTATGCAGATTACCAAGCGGCTCGCGCCCTAGTGTATCATGTGGCAAGTGAACTTGGGCCAGATGTTCGTAACTCCCTTGGTGCGGCTTCGGCAAAACTTGTGGCCACTCAAATGGCAGAACGAGTCTCAAGAAACGCAATACAAGTATTAGGCGGATACGGGTATTGCCGTGAATATCCAGTAGAAAGATTGCATAGGGATGCCATTCTCCTGAGCATCGGTGGTGGCACAAACGAAGCCATGCAAAAAAATATCGCAAGTGACTTAAAAAAACTTTGGTCTGAGTGA